A genome region from Bradyrhizobium sp. WSM1417 includes the following:
- a CDS encoding ABC transporter permease, translating to MSASAEERNARTPCALTAPALMLFVGVLLIPLAMTVMLSFHDWGQYKGIEPVFILKNWHEIVTDPYYAEMFGRTFRIAILTTLLTAVLGAPEAYILNRMGGRWKSVFLLVILGPLLISVVARTLGWALLFGGNNGLVNKLLMSAGLIRAPIPFMFTETGMVVALAHVMMPFMVLSVWAALQRLDPQIENAAMSLGAGPVTIIRRIIMPQIMPGVLSGAIIVFSLSASAFATPAIIGGRRLKVAATLAYDEFLNTLNWPLGAAVATLLLAALVLIVVGSNTLIERRYAEVFR from the coding sequence ATGAGCGCTTCCGCCGAGGAACGAAACGCACGCACGCCCTGCGCGCTGACCGCGCCCGCTTTGATGCTGTTCGTCGGCGTGCTCCTGATTCCGCTGGCAATGACCGTGATGCTGTCGTTCCACGATTGGGGCCAGTACAAGGGCATCGAGCCGGTCTTCATCCTCAAGAACTGGCACGAGATCGTAACCGATCCCTATTACGCCGAGATGTTCGGGCGGACGTTTCGCATCGCGATCCTGACCACGCTGCTCACGGCCGTGCTCGGTGCGCCCGAAGCCTACATCCTCAACCGCATGGGCGGACGCTGGAAGAGCGTTTTCCTGCTGGTTATCCTGGGGCCGCTGTTGATTTCCGTGGTGGCGCGGACGCTCGGCTGGGCGTTGCTGTTCGGCGGCAACAACGGGCTGGTCAACAAGCTGTTGATGTCGGCCGGGTTGATCCGCGCGCCCATCCCCTTCATGTTCACCGAAACCGGGATGGTGGTCGCGCTTGCGCACGTGATGATGCCGTTCATGGTGCTGTCGGTGTGGGCGGCGCTGCAGCGGCTCGATCCGCAGATCGAGAATGCCGCGATGTCGCTCGGCGCCGGCCCCGTGACCATCATCCGCCGCATCATCATGCCGCAGATCATGCCGGGTGTGCTGTCAGGGGCGATCATCGTGTTCTCGCTCTCGGCCAGTGCGTTTGCGACGCCCGCCATCATTGGCGGCCGCCGACTCAAGGTCGCGGCGACGCTCGCCTATGACGAGTTCCTCAATACGCTGAACTGGCCGCTGGGTGCGGCGGTCGCCACGCTGCTGCTGGCCGCGCTGGTCTTGATCGTCGTCGGCAGCAACACACTGATCGAGCGCCGTTACGCGGAGGTGTTCCGATGA
- a CDS encoding ABC transporter permease yields the protein MSRNGPLALIFHTIFVIVMVAPILVVCLVAFTPEGFLSLPTNGFSLRWFRAIANYPEFVHAFWVSLGLGALSSFVALLFAVPAALAIARYRFRGRDALAALFLSPLMIPHVVLGIAFLRFFTSAGLGGSFAALIIAHVIIVFPFALRLTLAAATGMDLSVEMAAISLGAGGWTLFRRVTLPLILPGVISGWALAFIQSFDDLTMTVFLAAPGTETLPVRMFLYIQDNIDPLVTSVSACVIAITMTALILLDRFYGLDRVLAGKGDTGR from the coding sequence ATGAGCCGGAACGGGCCGCTGGCGCTGATCTTCCACACCATCTTCGTCATCGTCATGGTGGCGCCGATCCTCGTCGTCTGCCTCGTCGCGTTCACGCCTGAAGGCTTCTTGTCGCTGCCGACAAACGGCTTTTCGCTGCGTTGGTTCAGGGCGATCGCCAACTATCCCGAATTCGTCCACGCTTTCTGGGTCAGCCTTGGCCTCGGCGCACTGTCCTCCTTCGTGGCGCTGCTGTTCGCCGTGCCCGCGGCGCTCGCGATCGCGCGCTATCGGTTCCGCGGTCGAGACGCACTGGCGGCGCTGTTCCTGTCGCCGCTGATGATCCCGCATGTCGTGCTCGGTATCGCGTTCCTGCGCTTCTTCACGTCGGCCGGCCTCGGCGGCAGCTTCGCCGCGCTGATCATTGCGCATGTCATCATCGTGTTTCCGTTCGCGTTGCGGCTGACGCTGGCGGCGGCGACCGGCATGGACCTCTCGGTCGAGATGGCGGCGATCTCGCTCGGCGCCGGCGGCTGGACGTTGTTCCGCCGCGTGACGCTGCCGCTGATCCTGCCCGGGGTCATCAGCGGCTGGGCGCTCGCCTTCATCCAGTCCTTCGACGATCTCACCATGACCGTCTTCCTCGCGGCACCCGGCACCGAGACACTGCCGGTGCGCATGTTTCTGTACATCCAGGATAATATCGATCCGCTGGTGACGTCGGTTTCGGCCTGCGTGATCGCGATCACCATGACCGCCCTCATTCTGCTCGACCGCTTCTACGGGCTCGACCGTGTGCTCGCCGGCAAGGGCGATACAGGGCGATAG
- a CDS encoding FAD-binding oxidoreductase, giving the protein MRTDYDVAVVGGGLLGSAIAWGLGRLGKRVAVLDEGDITKRASRANFALVWVQSKGLGMPAYTVWTVQASQAWSRLAAELKQQTDLDVSLQQNGGFHLTLGEDEFGQRSELVKRMHNQTGAADYKMEMLPASEVKKALPLIGPEVSGGSYCPLDGHVNSLRTFRAFHTGFRAFGIDYLPERPVSAITKSGGEFRLTTPQGELRAAKIVLAAGNANQTLAPMVGLTVPMGPTRGQIVVTERTMPFLPHPLTTIRQTDEGTVMIGDSKEDELDDRALKHSISAVMTDRAQRMFPHLARLNVVRSWAGIRVMPQDGFPIYDQSETHPGAFVACCHSGVTLASNHAFEIARMVAQGALEPELVGAFSASRFGAAGAANNSGY; this is encoded by the coding sequence ATGCGAACAGATTACGACGTCGCCGTCGTCGGCGGCGGATTGCTCGGCTCCGCCATCGCCTGGGGCCTCGGCCGACTCGGCAAGCGCGTCGCCGTGCTCGACGAAGGCGACATCACCAAGCGTGCCTCGCGTGCCAACTTTGCGCTGGTCTGGGTGCAGAGCAAGGGCCTCGGCATGCCGGCCTATACCGTCTGGACCGTGCAGGCGTCACAAGCGTGGAGCAGGCTCGCCGCGGAGTTGAAGCAACAGACTGATCTCGACGTCTCTCTTCAGCAGAATGGCGGCTTTCATCTCACGCTCGGCGAAGACGAGTTCGGCCAGCGCAGCGAGCTGGTCAAGCGCATGCACAACCAGACAGGCGCCGCCGACTACAAGATGGAGATGCTGCCGGCGTCCGAGGTGAAGAAGGCGCTGCCGCTGATCGGGCCCGAGGTCTCGGGCGGCAGTTATTGTCCGCTCGACGGTCACGTCAATTCGCTGCGCACGTTTCGTGCGTTCCACACCGGCTTTAGGGCATTCGGCATCGATTATCTTCCGGAGCGTCCGGTCTCGGCGATCACTAAGAGCGGCGGCGAATTCCGCCTGACGACGCCGCAGGGCGAGCTCCGTGCCGCCAAGATCGTGCTCGCCGCCGGCAATGCCAACCAGACCCTGGCGCCGATGGTCGGTCTCACCGTTCCGATGGGCCCGACCCGTGGCCAGATCGTGGTGACCGAACGCACCATGCCGTTTCTGCCACATCCGCTGACCACGATCCGCCAGACCGACGAGGGCACGGTGATGATCGGCGACAGCAAGGAAGACGAGCTCGACGATCGCGCGCTGAAGCACTCGATCAGCGCCGTGATGACCGATCGCGCCCAGCGCATGTTTCCGCATCTCGCGCGGCTCAACGTGGTCAGGAGCTGGGCCGGCATCCGCGTCATGCCGCAGGACGGCTTTCCGATCTACGACCAGTCGGAAACGCATCCCGGCGCCTTCGTCGCCTGCTGCCATTCCGGCGTGACGCTCGCCTCCAACCACGCTTTCGAGATTGCGCGGATGGTCGCGCAGGGCGCGCTCGAGCCGGAGCTGGTCGGCGCGTTCTCGGCCAGCCGTTTTGGCGCCGCCGGTGCTGCGAACAACAGCGGCTACTAG
- a CDS encoding ABC transporter substrate-binding protein: protein MKTLRLLTAVSIAALIAAPSVATAQQKTLYVAGYGGSFEKTIRDEVIPTFEKENGVKVEYVAGNSTDTLAKLQAQKGNQQIDVAIVDDGPMYQAIQLGFCGKLEGLPADLYDTARFKDDRAVAIGIVATGLMYNTKVFAEKGWAPPTSWNDLKDTKYAKQLVIPPINNTYGLEALVMLSKMNGGGETNVDSGFKIFKEQINPNVLAYEPSPGKMTELFQSGQAVIAVWGTGRVQSFANTGFPVDFVYPKEGAATLLTTACPITKPNASPLASSFVKMLLEPKIQLVMLKDYGYGPVLKSLVIPPELGKMAPIGERAAKLYNPDWTVINEKREEWTKRWNREVER from the coding sequence ATGAAGACTCTTCGCCTTCTGACAGCGGTCAGCATCGCGGCCCTCATCGCCGCCCCGTCGGTCGCCACCGCCCAGCAAAAGACGCTCTATGTCGCCGGCTATGGCGGCTCGTTCGAGAAGACCATCCGCGACGAGGTGATCCCGACCTTCGAGAAGGAGAACGGCGTCAAGGTCGAGTACGTCGCCGGCAACTCCACCGACACGCTGGCAAAGCTCCAGGCGCAGAAGGGCAACCAGCAGATCGATGTCGCCATCGTCGACGACGGTCCGATGTACCAGGCGATCCAACTCGGCTTCTGCGGCAAGCTCGAGGGACTGCCGGCCGATCTCTACGACACCGCGCGCTTCAAGGATGATCGTGCGGTCGCGATCGGCATCGTCGCCACCGGTCTGATGTACAACACCAAGGTGTTTGCCGAAAAAGGCTGGGCGCCGCCGACCTCCTGGAACGATTTGAAGGACACGAAATACGCCAAGCAGCTCGTGATCCCGCCGATCAACAACACCTATGGCCTCGAAGCGCTAGTGATGCTGTCGAAGATGAATGGCGGCGGCGAGACCAATGTCGATTCCGGCTTCAAGATCTTCAAGGAGCAGATCAATCCGAACGTGCTCGCCTACGAGCCGTCGCCGGGCAAGATGACCGAACTGTTCCAGTCCGGCCAAGCCGTGATCGCAGTGTGGGGCACGGGCCGCGTGCAGAGCTTTGCCAATACCGGTTTCCCCGTCGACTTCGTCTACCCGAAGGAAGGCGCCGCGACGCTGCTGACCACCGCCTGTCCGATCACCAAGCCGAACGCCTCGCCGCTTGCGTCCAGCTTCGTCAAGATGCTGCTCGAACCCAAGATCCAGCTCGTGATGCTGAAGGACTACGGCTACGGCCCGGTGCTGAAATCGCTGGTGATCCCGCCCGAGCTCGGCAAGATGGCGCCGATCGGCGAGCGCGCGGCAAAGCTCTATAATCCGGACTGGACTGTCATCAACGAGAAGCGCGAGGAATGGACCAAGCGCTGGAATCGCGAGGTCGAACGCTGA
- a CDS encoding ABC transporter ATP-binding protein, which translates to MAYLELEGVAKQFGAQTVVDDFSLAVGKGEFISFLGPSGCGKTTTLQMIAGFLDPSRGAIRLEGKDLTATHPAKRGLGIVFQSYALFPHMTAAENVAFGLEMRNVPRGERAERVRAALAMVGLAGYEDRHPRRMSGGQQQRVALARALVIKPSVLLLDEPLSNLDAKLREEMQIELRQIQRTIGTTTILVTHDQNEAMSLSDRIVVMSQGRIEQIGTPQETYEKPASAFVSQFLGKTNDFAATIDRTNAPARLIAGSWSAPAPAGRSGPVTISIRPERIDFGDAGLSAKIVTRIFQGNHWLFQCDSECGPATVIRQNDGRSQPVEGEAVHLTWRPEDMGVRGVA; encoded by the coding sequence ATGGCCTATCTCGAGCTCGAAGGGGTCGCCAAGCAATTCGGAGCGCAGACTGTCGTCGACGACTTCAGTCTCGCGGTGGGGAAGGGGGAGTTCATCTCCTTTCTCGGCCCGTCCGGCTGCGGCAAGACCACGACCCTGCAAATGATCGCGGGCTTCCTCGATCCCAGCCGCGGCGCGATCCGGCTGGAAGGCAAGGATCTGACCGCGACCCATCCGGCCAAACGCGGGCTCGGGATCGTGTTCCAGAGCTACGCGCTGTTTCCGCACATGACCGCGGCCGAGAATGTCGCTTTCGGCCTCGAGATGCGCAATGTGCCGCGGGGCGAACGGGCCGAGCGCGTCCGCGCCGCGCTCGCGATGGTCGGGCTTGCCGGCTACGAGGATCGCCATCCGCGCCGCATGTCCGGCGGCCAGCAGCAGCGCGTGGCGCTGGCGCGCGCGCTGGTGATCAAGCCGAGCGTACTGCTGCTTGACGAGCCGCTGTCCAATCTCGACGCCAAGCTGCGCGAGGAGATGCAAATCGAACTGCGCCAGATCCAGCGCACCATCGGCACCACCACGATCCTCGTCACCCACGACCAGAATGAGGCGATGTCGCTGTCCGACCGTATCGTGGTGATGAGCCAGGGCCGAATCGAGCAGATCGGCACGCCGCAGGAGACCTATGAGAAGCCGGCCTCGGCCTTCGTTTCGCAGTTTTTGGGCAAGACCAACGACTTTGCCGCGACGATCGATCGGACCAATGCGCCTGCGCGATTGATCGCCGGCTCGTGGAGCGCGCCTGCGCCTGCCGGGCGCAGCGGTCCTGTCACCATCAGCATTCGCCCCGAGCGGATCGACTTTGGCGACGCAGGCCTCAGCGCAAAGATCGTCACCCGCATTTTCCAGGGCAATCACTGGCTGTTCCAGTGCGACAGCGAATGCGGCCCGGCGACCGTGATCCGCCAGAATGACGGCCGATCGCAGCCGGTCGAAGGCGAGGCAGTTCACCTCACCTGGCGGCCGGAAGACATGGGCGTGAGAGGCGTCGCATGA
- a CDS encoding amidohydrolase family protein yields MSTSAIFGSYVLSRKDGAQDVLRDHWVLVEGKTIAAVTRDKPRADEVHDRPGRFVLPGLLNLHNHCFSEAVARSHTEDGNGRKNNQSIVYTVLLPLTKRGADILSAEERMAVARLGILQLLKGGATTVMEPFRNSIPEMFDAAEEMGIRFYGAPYLFSTSDAKAGPDGVVHYAGDDGTADMATWDALYQRWNNRGDGRISLAMSPHATDTCGPDLLKACAARARELGVPITTHMAQSRAEVETIGKRYGGRTPAQYLDWLGLLTPDLMAAHCMFSTDDDLKLMAARGMTVLNCPRVFARAGVTAAFSRFAEHGVRTVVGTDGYNMDLLGELNAASLISKVTSARADVANAPELIEANTAIAADVIKRPDLGRIEPGATADLTIVDLTHPHLQPLFDPRRALIALANRANIDQVMVDGRMLVDAGRYLGADEAAITAAGTAAIGKIWDLPEAQAAFNG; encoded by the coding sequence ATGAGCACCTCAGCAATTTTCGGCAGCTATGTGCTGTCTCGCAAGGACGGCGCGCAGGATGTGTTGCGCGACCATTGGGTTCTGGTCGAAGGCAAGACAATCGCCGCGGTCACGCGCGACAAGCCGCGCGCGGACGAGGTGCATGACCGTCCCGGCCGGTTCGTGCTGCCGGGCCTGTTGAACCTGCACAATCACTGCTTCTCGGAAGCGGTGGCGCGCAGCCACACCGAGGACGGCAATGGCCGCAAGAACAACCAGAGCATCGTCTACACGGTGCTCTTGCCGCTGACCAAGCGCGGTGCAGATATCTTGTCGGCGGAAGAGCGCATGGCGGTCGCGCGGCTCGGCATTCTTCAACTCCTGAAGGGAGGCGCCACCACGGTGATGGAGCCGTTCCGCAATTCCATCCCGGAGATGTTCGACGCCGCCGAGGAGATGGGCATCCGTTTCTACGGCGCGCCCTACCTCTTCTCCACCTCCGACGCCAAGGCCGGCCCCGACGGCGTGGTCCATTATGCGGGCGATGATGGCACCGCCGACATGGCGACCTGGGATGCGCTCTACCAGCGCTGGAATAATCGTGGCGACGGTCGCATCAGCTTGGCGATGAGTCCGCATGCTACCGACACCTGCGGCCCCGATCTGCTCAAGGCATGCGCCGCGCGGGCGCGCGAGCTTGGGGTGCCCATCACGACGCATATGGCGCAGAGCCGCGCCGAGGTCGAAACCATCGGCAAGCGCTATGGCGGCCGCACGCCGGCGCAATATCTCGACTGGCTCGGCCTGCTGACGCCCGATCTGATGGCGGCGCACTGCATGTTCAGCACCGACGACGATCTCAAGCTGATGGCCGCGCGCGGCATGACGGTTCTCAACTGCCCGCGCGTGTTCGCGCGCGCCGGCGTCACCGCCGCGTTCAGCCGGTTTGCAGAGCATGGCGTTCGCACCGTGGTCGGCACCGACGGCTACAACATGGACCTGCTCGGCGAGCTCAATGCGGCGTCGCTGATCTCCAAGGTCACCTCGGCGCGGGCTGACGTCGCGAACGCGCCCGAATTGATCGAGGCGAACACGGCAATCGCCGCCGATGTCATCAAGCGGCCCGATCTCGGCCGGATCGAGCCGGGCGCGACCGCCGACCTCACCATCGTCGATCTCACCCATCCGCATCTTCAGCCGCTGTTTGACCCCCGCCGCGCGCTGATCGCGCTCGCCAATCGCGCCAATATCGATCAGGTCATGGTCGACGGCCGCATGCTGGTCGATGCCGGCCGTTATCTCGGCGCTGACGAGGCGGCGATCACAGCTGCCGGCACCGCTGCGATCGGCAAGATCTGGGACCTGCCGGAAGCGCAGGCAGCGTTTAACGGCTGA
- a CDS encoding LysR substrate-binding domain-containing protein produces the protein MARINSRQVEAFRATMLTGSVTEAAALMKVTQPAVSRLLRDLQALLKMELFERRGTGLVPTAAAMALYTEVERSFVGLERITAAAEEIRGRRTGSLRIAALPALSNGYLPRLTGHFLKERPNLNLAFFGVISPIVVDWVLNNQCDVGFAEVPIAHSGLPSQKLPAPARVAVLPTGHRLAEKEVLEPHDFEGETFISLSAGSSSRHLVDQVFHRHDVRRVLRVETTLSEIMCGMVSSGLGVAICDPFTAQEFSTRGVVVRRFLPRIDFEFSAVFPAQRSPSPVALDLVETMRKSLAEFDEPTLSR, from the coding sequence ATGGCGCGGATCAATTCGCGGCAGGTGGAAGCCTTCCGGGCGACGATGCTGACCGGCAGCGTGACGGAGGCGGCGGCGCTGATGAAAGTGACGCAGCCGGCGGTCTCCCGGTTGCTGCGCGACCTCCAGGCGCTGCTGAAGATGGAGCTGTTCGAACGGCGCGGCACCGGCCTGGTGCCGACCGCTGCGGCCATGGCGCTCTACACCGAAGTCGAGCGCTCTTTCGTCGGCCTCGAACGCATCACCGCGGCAGCCGAGGAAATCCGGGGCCGCCGCACCGGCTCACTGCGGATCGCGGCACTTCCAGCATTGTCGAATGGCTATCTGCCGCGGCTCACCGGGCACTTCCTGAAGGAGCGGCCGAACCTCAACCTCGCTTTCTTCGGCGTGATCTCGCCGATCGTGGTCGATTGGGTGCTGAACAACCAATGCGACGTCGGCTTTGCCGAGGTGCCGATCGCGCATTCCGGCTTGCCCAGTCAGAAGCTGCCGGCGCCGGCGCGTGTGGCTGTACTGCCGACGGGTCATCGCCTCGCGGAAAAGGAAGTTTTGGAGCCGCACGACTTCGAGGGCGAGACCTTCATCTCGTTGTCGGCGGGCTCGTCGAGCCGCCATCTCGTCGACCAGGTCTTCCATCGCCACGACGTCCGCCGCGTGCTCAGGGTCGAGACCACGCTGTCGGAGATCATGTGCGGCATGGTGTCGTCAGGACTTGGCGTCGCGATCTGCGATCCCTTCACCGCCCAGGAATTTTCCACCCGCGGCGTCGTCGTGCGCCGCTTCCTGCCTCGCATCGACTTCGAATTCTCGGCGGTCTTTCCAGCGCAGCGCAGCCCCTCGCCGGTGGCGCTCGATCTGGTCGAGACCATGCGCAAGTCGCTCGCCGAATTCGACGAGCCAACCCTCAGCCGTTAA
- a CDS encoding ABC transporter substrate-binding protein — MPVSRRSLLKAAAAVPALSLPGILRAESQTTLRFIPVIDLAFVDPIYSTAQVSRNHGFMVYDTLYGMSSSLQVSPQMLSGHVVSGDGLQWDLSLRDGLFWHDGERVLARDCVASIRRWAARDGFGGELMEATDELSATDDRTIRFRLKRPFPLLPQALGKAAINACFIMPERLAGQDPFKPLTEVIGSGPFRYLADERVQGARNAYAKFERYQPRSDGKPDWTAGPKIVHYDRVVWTTTPDAGTGVAALQTGEQDWQETTPHDLLPIIKAAGDIETRILDPRGYACMLRLNHLQPPFDNPAVRRALLGAIDQSAFMTAVAGTDPNFQVSPIGYFAPNTPMASEVGLDVFRGPRDYAKVKADLKAAGYNGEKIVVLVPTNSLAQKPLGEIAVDSLRKAGMNVEYAGLDFAVVLQRQLKKDPIGQGGWSAAVGNWQGIDWLNPAGNTNIRGEGKVAGWYASEKMAGLRSQWLAASGLAEQQRICREIQAVAFQEIPYIPIGLYKQPTAYRKAITGILDGTAVFWNVRPA, encoded by the coding sequence ATGCCCGTCTCTCGCCGTTCGCTCCTCAAGGCCGCAGCCGCTGTGCCGGCGCTGTCACTCCCGGGCATCCTGCGCGCCGAATCCCAGACCACGCTGCGCTTCATTCCCGTCATCGACCTCGCCTTCGTCGACCCCATCTATTCCACGGCGCAGGTGTCGCGAAACCATGGCTTCATGGTTTACGACACGCTCTATGGCATGAGCTCCTCCCTGCAAGTCTCGCCGCAGATGCTGTCGGGCCATGTCGTCTCCGGCGACGGGCTGCAATGGGACCTCAGCTTGCGCGACGGTCTGTTCTGGCACGACGGCGAGCGCGTGCTTGCCCGCGACTGCGTCGCGAGCATCCGCCGCTGGGCCGCGCGCGACGGCTTTGGCGGTGAGCTGATGGAGGCGACGGACGAGCTGTCTGCCACTGACGACCGCACCATCCGCTTCCGCCTCAAGCGTCCGTTCCCCCTATTGCCGCAGGCGCTGGGCAAGGCCGCGATCAACGCGTGCTTCATCATGCCGGAGCGGCTGGCGGGCCAGGATCCGTTCAAGCCGCTCACCGAAGTGATCGGCAGCGGCCCGTTCCGCTATCTCGCCGACGAGCGCGTGCAGGGTGCGCGCAACGCCTACGCCAAATTCGAGCGCTACCAGCCGCGTAGCGACGGCAAGCCGGATTGGACCGCGGGTCCCAAGATCGTGCATTACGATCGGGTGGTCTGGACCACCACGCCCGATGCCGGTACCGGCGTCGCCGCGCTGCAGACCGGCGAGCAGGACTGGCAGGAGACCACGCCGCACGACCTGCTGCCGATCATCAAGGCGGCCGGCGACATCGAGACGCGCATCCTCGATCCCCGGGGTTATGCCTGCATGCTGCGTCTCAATCATCTCCAGCCGCCGTTCGACAATCCTGCCGTTCGCCGCGCGCTCCTGGGGGCGATCGATCAATCCGCCTTCATGACCGCGGTAGCCGGGACCGATCCGAACTTTCAGGTCTCTCCGATCGGCTATTTCGCGCCGAATACGCCGATGGCGAGCGAAGTCGGCCTCGATGTGTTCCGCGGCCCGCGTGACTACGCCAAGGTGAAGGCCGACCTCAAGGCCGCGGGCTATAATGGCGAGAAGATCGTGGTGCTGGTCCCCACCAATTCACTGGCGCAGAAGCCGCTTGGCGAGATCGCCGTCGACTCCTTGCGCAAAGCCGGCATGAACGTCGAATATGCGGGGCTCGATTTCGCCGTGGTGTTGCAGCGCCAGCTCAAGAAAGATCCGATCGGTCAGGGCGGCTGGAGCGCGGCGGTCGGCAACTGGCAGGGCATCGACTGGCTCAATCCGGCCGGCAACACCAACATCCGTGGCGAGGGCAAGGTCGCCGGCTGGTATGCGAGCGAGAAGATGGCCGGCCTGCGCAGCCAGTGGCTCGCGGCCTCCGGGCTCGCGGAGCAACAGCGCATCTGCCGCGAGATCCAGGCGGTGGCGTTCCAGGAAATTCCCTATATTCCGATCGGCCTGTACAAGCAGCCGACCGCCTATCGCAAAGCCATCACCGGCATTCTCGACGGCACCGCCGTCTTCTGGAACGTACGCCCCGCATGA
- a CDS encoding aspartate/glutamate racemase family protein, with translation MTRILVINPNSSASVTAAIDDAVAPLRIAGGPAIEVVGLAEGPPGISSQRDADSVVMPLVNRVTRDNADAFVLACFSDPGLHAVREAAGGRPVLGIAECGIFRALMLGERFGVIALSPSSIRRQQRMVRLMGVDSRYAGSWSVGASAAETAGADIRGRLIEAGRALVAQCRADVVVMGCAGMASHRAAIADAIGVPVVEPAQQAVVTAIGAVLLNT, from the coding sequence ATGACCCGCATCCTCGTCATCAATCCCAACTCCTCCGCATCGGTGACGGCGGCGATCGATGACGCCGTCGCGCCGCTGCGCATCGCCGGCGGACCCGCAATCGAGGTCGTCGGCCTTGCCGAGGGGCCGCCCGGCATCAGCTCGCAACGCGATGCCGACAGCGTTGTGATGCCGCTGGTCAACCGCGTCACGCGCGACAATGCGGATGCCTTCGTGCTCGCCTGCTTCAGCGATCCCGGCCTGCATGCGGTGCGCGAGGCGGCCGGCGGGCGCCCGGTGCTGGGCATCGCCGAATGCGGCATCTTTCGCGCATTGATGCTGGGCGAACGTTTTGGCGTTATCGCGCTGTCGCCGTCGAGCATCCGCCGCCAGCAGCGCATGGTGCGGCTGATGGGCGTCGATAGCCGTTATGCCGGAAGCTGGTCGGTCGGCGCGAGCGCGGCGGAGACGGCGGGCGCGGACATCCGGGGACGGTTGATCGAGGCCGGCCGCGCCCTAGTCGCGCAATGCCGCGCCGACGTCGTGGTGATGGGCTGCGCCGGCATGGCCTCGCATCGCGCGGCCATCGCGGATGCCATCGGCGTTCCCGTGGTCGAGCCGGCGCAGCAGGCGGTGGTGACTGCGATCGGTGCCGTCTTGCTGAACACGTAA
- a CDS encoding polysaccharide deacetylase produces the protein MLDSKALQSIPLTPANTADPAPEYPWPKPYNSAMFLSFDVDAESAWTSKDAVHAQRLITMSYGGYEARVGTPKLLELLDQLDLKATFFVTGWSVDAHPAMAEAILKAGHEIGHHGYHHLLPDPGDPWIEEELERGFEALKRRLGVRPTGYRAPYGEFTEELRVALVRHGIVYTSSFRDDVRPYRHRLADGKPGTIELPVTASYDDWMHGLSARFSPRSIFPKEHVLSIWKDELDETRDWGAMVTTVLHPQCSGRPMRLRLLREFLTYAKSCPDVWTTTGEKIAANFLRHEAGKS, from the coding sequence ATGCTGGACAGTAAGGCACTCCAGAGCATTCCGCTCACCCCAGCCAACACCGCGGATCCTGCGCCGGAATACCCCTGGCCGAAGCCGTACAACTCGGCAATGTTCCTGTCGTTCGATGTCGACGCGGAGAGCGCCTGGACCAGCAAGGACGCGGTGCACGCGCAGCGGCTCATCACCATGAGCTATGGCGGCTATGAGGCGCGCGTCGGCACGCCGAAACTCCTGGAGCTGCTCGACCAGCTCGATCTCAAGGCGACCTTCTTCGTCACGGGTTGGTCGGTCGACGCGCATCCGGCGATGGCCGAGGCCATTCTCAAGGCCGGTCACGAGATCGGCCATCACGGCTATCACCATCTCCTTCCCGATCCCGGCGATCCCTGGATCGAGGAGGAGCTCGAGCGCGGCTTCGAGGCGCTCAAGCGCCGGCTTGGCGTCAGGCCGACCGGCTACCGCGCGCCCTACGGCGAATTCACCGAGGAGCTGCGGGTGGCGCTGGTGCGCCACGGCATCGTCTACACTTCATCGTTCCGAGACGACGTTCGGCCCTATCGGCATCGTCTCGCAGACGGCAAGCCAGGCACGATCGAGCTGCCGGTGACCGCAAGCTATGACGACTGGATGCATGGCCTGTCCGCGCGCTTCAGTCCGCGCTCGATTTTCCCCAAGGAGCATGTGCTTTCGATCTGGAAGGACGAGCTCGACGAAACCAGAGACTGGGGCGCGATGGTGACGACCGTGCTGCATCCGCAATGCAGCGGCCGTCCGATGCGGCTGCGCCTGCTGCGTGAGTTCCTGACCTACGCAAAGTCGTGCCCGGACGTCTGGACCACGACTGGTGAGAAGATCGCGGCCAACTTCCTGCGCCACGAGGCCGGAAAAAGCTGA
- a CDS encoding (2Fe-2S)-binding protein, whose product MFKRSEQDKRPPVQIFVDGVAVAARQGDTVSAALLASSCDARRLTAVSGAPRLPYCMMGVCFDCLVTIDGVGNRQGCLVPVAEGMQIEIQKGKREIGK is encoded by the coding sequence ATGTTCAAACGATCCGAACAGGACAAGCGGCCGCCGGTGCAGATCTTCGTCGATGGCGTTGCCGTTGCGGCGCGGCAGGGCGATACCGTCTCCGCGGCGCTGCTGGCCTCGAGCTGCGATGCACGCCGTTTGACCGCGGTGAGCGGCGCGCCGCGTCTGCCCTATTGCATGATGGGCGTGTGTTTCGACTGCCTCGTCACCATCGATGGCGTCGGTAACCGCCAGGGCTGCCTCGTGCCCGTCGCCGAGGGTATGCAGATCGAGATTCAGAAGGGCAAGCGGGAGATCGGGAAATGA